Proteins found in one Salvelinus alpinus chromosome 11, SLU_Salpinus.1, whole genome shotgun sequence genomic segment:
- the LOC139534713 gene encoding butyrophilin subfamily 1 member A1-like yields the protein MPPCVIEKDSSRALYTVMWLCILAAWCVSLSTATSDIFTCSVPEDPVSARLGHVATMPCWLTPSTNAEGLEVRWYRPKDFDNPVLLYSERKIQEASQQSQYVGRTSLGLREITSVGLKGGDVTLSLVNVTLRDQGEYVCYVSSNQDYETASVFLNVTVMGSPPLLSAVRTDADSVNVSCVSHGWKPRPRLQWSDGRQTLKPEKLEYSSGAHGLVSAHSWVLSSPSSAPWVSCSLVLSEGEELEGRVDLRNLGSVPETSSGLQTAVIILSLLLLLSVVFVGVLYKKRGNKSTHVPIGDIVDIETMRQAEDFVDIETIETMRLAGVDVTLDPKTAPPYLTVSSSGKVVRDSKDNVCPPGEHAYILGTHGFTSGRRAYWEVRLDKEQVGVKESWWVGLASGSVKRQGDIPATPSNGFWFLSSDKEKGLRLNMTPNILLPANPRPQTLGVYLDYDQGVLSFINVKDNKLIVTVRAMFTGEVFPLFNPGKGDIAPMTILDVSHYQTEPGKVSVSEREGNVAPPAEEAETDPLLDSNQSHNHQTSESKESL from the exons ATGCCACCTTGCGTTATTGAAAAAGACAGCTCCAGGGCCCTGTATACA GTTATGTGGTTGTGCATATTGGCAGCttggtgtgtgtctctctccactgCCACTTCTG ACATTTTCACATGTTCGGTACCCGAGGATCCGGTCTCGGCTCGGTTGGGACATGTTGCCACCATGCCCTGCTGGCTCACCCCTTCCACGAACGCAGAGGGTCTGGAGGTGCGTTGGTACCGGCCCAAAGATTTCGACAACCCGGTCTTGCTCTACAGCGAGAGAAAGATCCAGGAAGCCTCACAGCAGTCCCAATACGTGGGCCGCACCTCCCTAGGGCTCCGGGAGATTACGTCAGTAGGGCTGAAGGGAGGGGATGTGACCTTGAGTCTGGTTAATGTCACTCTGAGAGACCAAGGGGAGTATGTGTGCTACGTCAGCAGTAACCAGGACTATGAGACTGCCAGTGTCTTTCTCAACGTAACTG TGATGggcagccctcctctcctctcagcagtCAGAACAGATGCTGACTCTGTGAATGTGAGCTGTGTTTCCCATGGATGGAAGCCAAGGCCCAGGCTACAGTGGTCAGATGGGAGGCAGACTCTGAAACCTGAGAAGCTGGAATACAGCAGTGGTGCCCATGGTCTGGTGTCTGCCCACAGCTgggtcctctcttccccctccagtGCTCCCTGGGTATCCTGTTCTCTGGTTCTGTCTGAAGGGGAGGAGTTGGAGGGAAGAGTGGACCTACGGAACCTTGGCTCTGTACCAG AGACTTCATCAGGACTGCAAACAGCTGTCATCATTTTATCTCTGCTTCTGCTCCTGTCCGTTGTCTTCGTCGGTGTGCTCTACAAAAAGAGAG GAAACAAATCAACACATGTGCCTATTGGAG ATATAGTGGACATAGAGACTATGAGACAAGCTGAAG ATTTCGTGgatatagagactatagagactatGAGACTAGCTGGAG TGGATGTCACATTGGATCCCAAGACAGCTCCTCCTTATCTGACAGTTAGTTCATCAGGTAAAGTTGTGAGAGACAGTAAAGATAATGTATGTCCTCCGGGTGAGCATGCTTATATACTTGGAACACATGGTTTTACCTCGGGCAGACGTGCTTACTGGGAGGTTAGACTGGATAAGGAGCAGGTAGGCGTTAAAGAATCCTGGTGGGTTGGACTGGCAAGTGGGTCTGTTAAAAGACAAGGCGATATACCAGCCACACCTTCCAATGGTTTCTGGTTCCTGTCCTCAGACAAAGAGAAAGGCTTACGGCTTAATATGACCCCCAACATCCTACTTCCTGCCAATCCTAGACCTCAGACACTAGGGGTGTATTTGGACTATGACCAAGGAGTACTCTCTTTTATCAATGTAAAAGACAATAAACTGATTGTCACCGTGAGAGCTATGTTCACAGGGGAGGTGTTTCCTCTTTTTAACCCAGGTAAAGGTGACATAGCCCCTATGACGATATTAGATGTCAGCCACTATCAAACAGAACCTGGAAAAGTGTCTGTTTCTGAAAGAGAGGGTAATGTCGCTCCTCCTGCTGAAGAGGCTGAGACTGATCCCCTTCTAGATTCTAACCAAAGTCACAATCATCAGACTTCTGAATCCAAAGAGAGTCTTTAA
- the LOC139534714 gene encoding L-rhamnose-binding lectin CSL1 encodes MLLGQSFLIAALQASLFLGYGMSEIRHRFLTCGDPSLQCDDGVIIVYGVKFSTIEKSSNESPKACSDTEAFNGVSKRCDGNGKCDVATSGSVCDLCNSAYQNNIFLDVTYGCLESKKVTTCEGAGVVHLECGDGVVFLQKALYGRTDSQTCSQGRPQSQLTNTKCSQEGTLALWSQRCDGKQMCEVNMRVNQISDPCYGTYKYLDVTYICLPAKTSITCEGSTSSLDCGKGVINVFHANYGRRDGSTCSAGRHELSNQNCLQPKTLDVVKQWCEGKSQCTVGLDPVFGDPCYGTYKYLEVSYTCLGGSPTV; translated from the exons ATGCTCCTTGGACAATCCTTTTTGATCGCCG CGCTGCAGGCCAgcctctttctgg GTTATGGAATGTCAGAGATTCGACACAGGTTCCTGACGTGTGGTGATCCCAGCCTCCAGTGTG atgacgGTGTGATCATAGTGTATGGGGTCAAATTCAGCACTATTGAGAAGTCATCAAACGAGAGCCCTAAAGCCTGCTCCGATACAGAGGCCTTCAACGGTGTGTCTAAGAG GTGTGATGGAAATGGGAAGTGTGATGTGGCGACCTCCGGCAGTGTGTGTGACCTCTGTAACTCCGCATACCAGAATAATATCTTCCTGGACGTTACCTATGGCTGCCTGGAGAGCA AGAAGGTGACTACCTGTGAGGGTGCCGGTGTGGTGCATTTGGAATGTG gagACGGGGTGGTCTTTCTCCAGAAAGCACTGTATGGACGCACAGACAGCCAGACCTGCAGTCAGGGACGACCTCAGAGTCAGCTGACTAACACAAAGTGTTCCCAAGAAGGAACTCTGGCACTCTGGTCACAGag GTGTGACGGGAAGCAGATGTGTGAGGTGAACATGAGAGTGAATCAAATCTCGGACCCTTGTTACGGAACCTACAAATACCTGGACGTCACCTACATCTGCCTGCCTGCTA AGACCAGTATCACCTGCGAAGGCTCAACCAGCTCCCTGGACTGTG gtaagggTGTGATAAATGTGTTTCATGCTAACTACGGCCGTAGAGACGGCTCTACCTGTTCTGCTGGACGCCACGAGCTCAGCAACCAGAACTGTCTGCAACCCAAAACCCTGGACGTTGTCAAACAATG GTGTGAGGGAAAGAGTCAATGCACTGTGGGGCTTGATCCGGTCTTCGGGGACCCCTGCTACGGAACCTACAAATACCTGGAGGTTTCCTACACCTGTCTGGGAGGCT CCCCTACAGTGTAA